A genome region from Bacteroides stercoris ATCC 43183 includes the following:
- a CDS encoding DUF4861 domain-containing protein codes for MKKLLLLGMTALFCFACNDSRTVTVTVTNPLAMERSNEMVEVSMETVTDRLGLADTAQIVVLNADGQQVPYQITYDGKVIFPAAIAAGGTATYTIQTGTPEAFDVKACGRCYPERMDDMAWENDLVAFRAYGPALQAKGERGFGYDLFTKYNTTEPILEAMYAKELDKETLAKIAELKKTDPKAAAELSRERSYHIDHGYGMDCYAVGPTLGAGVAALMVNDTIIYPWCYKNQEILDNGPLRFTVKLEFTPLTVKGDSTVVETRLITLDAGSHLNKTAVSYSNLKETLPIVAGIVLHEPDGAVVADAANGYITYVDPTTGPDNGKIFMGAAVPAVVKDAKTVLFSEKEKKERNNADGHVLAVSDYEPGSEYVYYWGFAWDKADIKTADAWNRYMADFAQKVRNPLTVKVN; via the coding sequence ATGAAGAAACTTCTTTTATTAGGTATGACGGCCTTGTTTTGCTTCGCTTGCAACGACAGCAGGACGGTGACCGTTACGGTAACCAATCCGTTGGCCATGGAGCGCTCCAATGAAATGGTAGAGGTGTCTATGGAAACTGTTACAGACCGCCTGGGCTTGGCGGACACGGCACAGATTGTAGTATTGAATGCCGACGGGCAGCAAGTGCCTTATCAGATTACGTACGACGGCAAGGTTATATTCCCGGCTGCGATAGCTGCTGGCGGCACCGCTACGTACACCATACAAACCGGTACGCCTGAGGCTTTTGATGTAAAGGCCTGCGGCAGATGCTATCCCGAACGTATGGATGATATGGCTTGGGAGAATGATTTGGTGGCTTTCCGCGCTTACGGTCCTGCTTTGCAGGCTAAAGGAGAGCGTGGTTTCGGTTATGACCTGTTTACGAAGTACAACACTACCGAACCGATACTGGAGGCCATGTACGCCAAAGAACTGGACAAGGAAACGCTTGCCAAGATTGCCGAACTGAAAAAGACCGATCCGAAGGCTGCTGCCGAGTTAAGCCGCGAGCGTTCTTATCACATCGACCACGGTTACGGGATGGACTGTTATGCAGTAGGCCCTACATTGGGAGCCGGTGTAGCCGCGCTGATGGTAAACGATACGATTATCTATCCGTGGTGCTATAAGAACCAGGAGATTTTGGATAACGGCCCGTTACGCTTTACGGTGAAGCTGGAGTTTACTCCGCTGACTGTAAAGGGAGATTCGACCGTGGTAGAAACGCGTCTGATTACACTTGATGCAGGCTCACATTTGAACAAGACTGCCGTGTCGTACAGCAATTTGAAAGAAACATTGCCTATCGTTGCAGGCATCGTATTGCATGAACCCGATGGAGCTGTCGTTGCCGATGCTGCTAACGGTTACATTACTTATGTAGACCCTACGACCGGTCCCGATAACGGTAAAATCTTTATGGGTGCTGCGGTTCCCGCTGTTGTCAAAGATGCGAAAACCGTACTTTTCTCCGAGAAGGAAAAGAAAGAACGTAACAATGCCGATGGCCATGTACTTGCTGTAAGCGACTACGAACCGGGTTCGGAATATGTATATTATTGGGGATTTGCATGGGATAAGGCAGATATCAAGACTGCCGATGCCTGGAACCGGTATATGGCTGATTTCGCCCAAAAAGTGCGTAATCCGCTGACGGTAAAAGTAAACTAA
- a CDS encoding polysaccharide deacetylase family protein yields the protein MFIEQPPEFVRKLYPSAVWRMDPDERAVYLTFDDGPIPEVTPWVLDLLDKYDIKATFFMVGDNIRKHPDEFQMVVERGHRIGNHTFNHLRGFEYNFKDYLANAEKANEVMKTDLFRPPHGHMGWTQYMILKRRYKIIMWDLVTRDYSKKLRGPQVLANVMKYARNGSIITFHDSLKSWNNGNLQYALPRAIEFLKEEGYEFRLL from the coding sequence GTGTTTATAGAACAGCCACCCGAGTTTGTTCGTAAGTTATATCCCAGCGCCGTATGGCGAATGGACCCGGACGAGAGAGCCGTCTATCTGACTTTCGATGACGGACCTATCCCCGAAGTTACTCCGTGGGTACTCGACTTGCTTGACAAATACGACATAAAAGCCACCTTCTTTATGGTAGGTGACAATATCCGTAAGCACCCTGATGAATTCCAAATGGTTGTGGAGCGGGGACACCGCATCGGTAACCATACCTTCAACCATCTTAGGGGATTTGAATACAACTTCAAAGATTATCTGGCAAATGCCGAGAAAGCCAACGAGGTAATGAAAACAGACCTGTTCCGCCCTCCGCACGGCCACATGGGATGGACGCAGTACATGATACTGAAACGCCGTTATAAGATAATAATGTGGGATTTGGTAACCCGTGACTACAGTAAGAAACTCCGCGGGCCTCAGGTGCTTGCCAACGTTATGAAATATGCGCGCAATGGCTCTATCATTACATTTCACGATTCCTTAAAGTCCTGGAACAACGGCAACCTGCAATATGCACTGCCACGGGCAATAGAATTTCTGAAAGAAGAGGGATACGAGTTCAGACTGTTATAG
- a CDS encoding DUF2723 domain-containing protein encodes MKQYKTVNNLIGWITFIIAATVYCMTIEPTASFWDCPEFITTGYKLEVGHPPGAPFFMLVANLFSQFASDASTVAKMVNYMSALMSGACILFLFWSITHLVRKLVITDENNITKGQLITVMSSGLVGALAYTFSDTFWFSAVEGEVYAFSSLFTAVVFWLILKWEDVADEPHSDRWLILIAYLTGLSIGVHLLNLLCLPAIVLVYYYKKVPNANAKGSLLALLASMVLVAVVLYGIVPGIVKVGGWFELFFVNTLGMSFNSGVIVYIILLAACLIWGVYESYNEKSKSRMALSFILTIAMLGIPFYGHGGSSVIIGIIVIALLWLYLKPGTQEKIKERYRVSARTLNTSLLCTMMIVIGYSSYALIVIRSTANTPMDQNSPEDIFTLGEYLGREQYGTRPLFYGPAYSSQVALDVKDGYCEPRISYNGTKYIRKEKATDDEKDSYIEIPGRIEYEYAQNMLFPRMYSSAHANQYKAWQDIKGYDVPYDKCGEMIMVTMPTQWENIKFFFSYQLNWMYWRYFMWNFAGRQNDLQGSGEIEHGNWITGIKFIDNMLVGNQDLLPKELKENKGHNVFYCLPLLLGIIGLLWQAYRGQKGIQQFWVVFFLFFMTGIAIVLYLNQTPSQPRERDYAYAGSFYAFAIWIGMGVAGIIRLLQHYAKMKELPAAAIVSVACLFVPIQMASQTWDDHDRSGRYVARDFGQNYLMSLQETGNPIIYTNGDNDTFPLWYNQETEGFRTDARTCNLSYLQTDWYIDQMKRPAYDSPSLPITWDRMEYVEGTNEYVPVRPEYKKSIDALYAEAEKQALSGNTEALVNVKKEFGENPYELKNILKYWIRSKNEDLKIIPTDSIVMKVDKEAVRRSGMMIPGDSIPDYMHISLKGKRALYKSELMMLEMLTEANWERPIYIAVSVGPENQLNMGNHFIQEGLTYRFTPFDTDKLGVKIDSEKMYDNLMHKFKFGGIDKPGIYIDENAMRMCHSHRRIFSQLAQQLIREGKKDKAKAALDYAEKMIPAFNVPYDWQNGAVQMAEAYYQLGDSTKADDMMKALADKAVEYLTWYLSMDDNRFSISTREFEYHWAVLDAEVKIMKKYNSKLAEIYAPKVEELYNLYAERYERLQKMEKK; translated from the coding sequence ATGAAACAGTACAAAACCGTAAACAACCTGATTGGTTGGATTACCTTTATCATTGCAGCAACGGTTTATTGCATGACTATTGAGCCGACTGCAAGTTTTTGGGACTGCCCGGAGTTCATTACCACCGGCTATAAGCTGGAAGTAGGACACCCGCCCGGTGCACCGTTCTTTATGTTAGTAGCCAATCTGTTTTCTCAGTTTGCTTCCGATGCCTCTACCGTTGCCAAGATGGTGAACTACATGAGTGCACTGATGAGCGGCGCTTGTATCCTGTTCTTATTCTGGAGCATCACTCACCTGGTACGCAAACTGGTTATTACCGATGAAAACAACATCACCAAAGGACAACTGATTACTGTCATGAGCAGCGGTCTGGTGGGTGCATTGGCATACACATTCAGTGATACGTTCTGGTTCAGCGCCGTAGAGGGTGAGGTGTATGCTTTCTCCTCACTGTTCACGGCAGTAGTGTTCTGGCTGATATTGAAATGGGAAGATGTGGCGGACGAGCCGCATTCCGACCGCTGGCTGATTCTTATCGCCTATCTCACCGGATTGAGTATCGGTGTTCACTTGCTGAACCTGCTCTGTCTTCCGGCTATCGTGCTGGTATACTACTATAAGAAAGTACCCAATGCCAACGCAAAAGGTTCGCTGTTAGCACTTCTCGCATCTATGGTGCTGGTAGCGGTTGTGCTGTACGGTATCGTTCCGGGCATCGTAAAAGTGGGCGGCTGGTTCGAGCTGTTCTTTGTCAACACGCTCGGCATGTCTTTCAACAGCGGTGTCATCGTATATATCATCTTGCTGGCGGCTTGCCTCATCTGGGGTGTATACGAAAGCTACAATGAAAAGAGCAAGTCGCGTATGGCACTCTCGTTCATACTGACCATAGCCATGCTGGGTATTCCTTTCTATGGTCATGGCGGCAGTTCTGTCATTATCGGCATTATCGTTATCGCGCTGCTGTGGCTCTATCTCAAACCGGGCACGCAGGAGAAGATTAAGGAGAGATACCGCGTATCGGCACGCACACTGAACACATCACTGCTGTGCACCATGATGATTGTTATCGGATATTCATCCTACGCGCTTATCGTAATCCGCTCCACCGCCAATACGCCGATGGACCAGAATTCTCCGGAAGATATCTTCACATTGGGCGAATACCTGGGACGCGAACAGTACGGTACACGCCCGCTGTTCTACGGTCCGGCTTACTCCTCACAGGTAGCCCTGGATGTAAAAGACGGATATTGCGAACCGCGCATCTCCTACAACGGAACCAAATACATCCGTAAGGAAAAGGCCACTGACGACGAGAAAGACAGCTACATCGAAATCCCCGGACGCATCGAATACGAGTATGCGCAGAATATGCTCTTCCCCCGTATGTACAGCAGCGCTCATGCCAACCAATATAAGGCATGGCAGGACATCAAGGGATATGACGTACCCTACGACAAATGCGGCGAAATGATTATGGTAACTATGCCTACGCAGTGGGAAAACATTAAGTTCTTCTTCTCCTACCAGCTCAACTGGATGTACTGGCGCTATTTCATGTGGAACTTCGCCGGACGCCAGAACGACTTGCAGGGTAGCGGAGAAATCGAACACGGCAACTGGATTACCGGCATCAAGTTTATCGACAATATGCTGGTAGGCAATCAGGACTTGCTGCCGAAAGAACTGAAAGAGAACAAGGGGCATAACGTATTCTACTGCCTGCCGTTGTTGCTCGGCATCATCGGTCTGTTGTGGCAGGCCTACCGCGGGCAGAAGGGTATCCAGCAGTTCTGGGTAGTGTTCTTCCTCTTCTTCATGACCGGTATAGCGATTGTGCTCTACCTGAACCAGACACCGAGCCAGCCGCGCGAACGCGACTACGCATACGCAGGTTCGTTCTATGCTTTCGCCATCTGGATTGGTATGGGCGTGGCAGGCATTATCCGTCTGTTGCAGCATTATGCTAAGATGAAGGAACTTCCCGCCGCCGCTATCGTTTCAGTGGCCTGCCTTTTCGTTCCCATACAGATGGCAAGCCAGACGTGGGACGACCATGACCGCAGCGGCCGTTATGTGGCACGCGATTTCGGGCAGAACTACCTGATGTCATTGCAGGAAACGGGTAATCCGATTATATACACCAACGGCGATAACGATACCTTCCCCCTGTGGTACAACCAAGAAACGGAAGGCTTCCGTACCGACGCCCGTACCTGCAACCTCAGCTACCTGCAGACCGACTGGTACATCGACCAGATGAAGCGTCCCGCCTACGACTCTCCCTCCCTGCCTATCACGTGGGACCGTATGGAGTATGTAGAAGGTACCAACGAATATGTTCCGGTACGTCCCGAATACAAGAAGAGCATCGATGCCCTGTATGCCGAAGCAGAGAAACAAGCCCTGAGCGGCAACACCGAAGCACTGGTAAACGTGAAGAAAGAATTCGGCGAAAATCCTTACGAACTCAAGAACATACTGAAATACTGGATACGCAGCAAGAACGAGGACCTGAAGATAATTCCTACCGACAGCATCGTGATGAAAGTGGATAAGGAAGCCGTACGCCGCAGCGGAATGATGATACCGGGCGATTCCATCCCCGACTACATGCACATCTCGCTGAAAGGCAAACGCGCCCTCTACAAGAGTGAGCTGATGATGCTCGAAATGCTGACGGAAGCCAATTGGGAGCGTCCTATCTACATCGCAGTCAGCGTAGGGCCGGAGAACCAACTGAACATGGGCAACCACTTCATTCAGGAGGGTCTCACCTACCGTTTCACTCCGTTCGATACCGACAAGCTGGGTGTGAAAATAGACAGCGAAAAGATGTACGACAACCTGATGCACAAGTTCAAGTTCGGCGGCATCGACAAACCGGGCATCTACATTGATGAGAATGCCATGCGCATGTGTCACTCGCATCGCCGTATCTTCTCCCAGCTTGCACAGCAGTTGATACGCGAAGGCAAGAAGGATAAGGCTAAAGCCGCACTGGACTATGCCGAGAAGATGATTCCCGCCTTCAACGTGCCATACGACTGGCAGAACGGTGCCGTACAGATGGCCGAAGCATACTACCAGTTGGGCGATTCTACAAAAGCCGACGACATGATGAAAGCCCTTGCCGACAAAGCCGTGGAATACCTCACCTGGTATCTGAGCATGGACGACAACCGCTTCTCCATCTCTACCCGTGAATTTGAATATCACTGGGCAGTGCTCGATGCTGAAGTGAAGATTATGAAGAAATACAATTCCAAACTGGCAGAAATCTACGCTCCGAAGGTAGAAGAGTTGTACAACTTGTATGCGGAAAGATACGAAAGATTACAAAAAATGGAAAAAAAATAA
- the kduI gene encoding 5-dehydro-4-deoxy-D-glucuronate isomerase, with amino-acid sequence MRTNYEIRYAAHPEDAKSYDTKRIRRDFLIEKVFSPNEVNMVYSMYDRMVVGGAMPVGEVLQLEAIDPLKAPYFLTRREMGIFNVGGPGVVRAGDAVFEMDYKEALYLGSGDREVTFESKDEAHPAKFYFNSVTAHRNYPDKKVTKRDAVVAEMGSLEGSNHRNINKMLVNQVLPTCQLQMGMTELAPGSVWNTMPAHVHSRRMEAYFYFEIPEDHAICHFMGEVDETRHVWMKGDQAVLSPEWSIHSAAATHNYTFIWGMGGENLDYGDQDFSLITDLK; translated from the coding sequence ATGAGAACGAACTATGAGATCCGCTACGCTGCGCATCCGGAAGATGCGAAAAGTTATGATACGAAAAGAATTCGTCGTGATTTCCTTATAGAGAAAGTATTCTCCCCGAATGAAGTGAATATGGTATATTCCATGTACGACCGTATGGTGGTAGGTGGTGCCATGCCGGTGGGTGAGGTGTTGCAACTGGAGGCTATCGACCCGTTGAAAGCCCCTTATTTCCTGACCCGCCGCGAGATGGGTATTTTCAATGTAGGCGGACCGGGCGTGGTCAGAGCCGGCGACGCTGTGTTTGAAATGGATTATAAAGAAGCCCTCTACCTGGGTTCGGGCGACCGTGAAGTTACTTTTGAGAGCAAGGACGAGGCTCATCCGGCCAAGTTCTATTTTAATTCCGTAACGGCTCATCGCAACTATCCCGACAAGAAAGTGACGAAGAGAGATGCGGTAGTGGCTGAGATGGGTTCTTTGGAAGGCTCCAACCACCGTAATATCAACAAGATGCTGGTAAATCAGGTGCTGCCGACCTGCCAATTGCAAATGGGCATGACGGAACTTGCTCCGGGCAGTGTGTGGAATACAATGCCGGCACACGTCCACAGCCGCCGTATGGAAGCTTATTTTTACTTTGAGATTCCGGAAGACCATGCTATCTGCCACTTTATGGGCGAGGTGGACGAAACCCGCCATGTGTGGATGAAGGGCGACCAGGCTGTCCTTTCTCCCGAATGGTCTATCCACTCTGCCGCAGCTACGCACAATTATACCTTTATATGGGGGATGGGCGGCGAGAATCTGGATTACGGCGACCAGGATTTCTCCTTGATTACCGATTTGAAATAA
- a CDS encoding gluconate 5-dehydrogenase produces the protein MNQYLNFSLEGKVALVTGASYGIGFAIASAFAEQGAKICFNDINQELVDKGMAAYAEKGIKAHGYVCDVTDEPAVQAMVATIEKEVGSVDILVNNAGIIRRIPMHEMEAADFRRVIDIDLNAPFIVSKAVLPAMMKKGHGKIINICSMMSELGRETVSAYAAAKGGLKMLTRNICSEYGGYNIQCNGIGPGYIATPQTAPLREKQADGSRHPFDSFICAKTPAGRWLDPQELTGPAVFLASEASNAVNGHILYVDGGILAYIGKQPK, from the coding sequence ATGAATCAGTATTTGAATTTTTCTCTGGAAGGTAAAGTAGCCCTCGTAACAGGTGCTTCTTACGGTATCGGTTTTGCCATTGCTTCGGCTTTTGCAGAACAAGGTGCGAAAATCTGTTTCAACGACATCAACCAGGAGCTGGTAGACAAAGGTATGGCTGCTTATGCCGAAAAGGGTATCAAGGCACATGGTTATGTATGCGACGTAACCGATGAACCGGCTGTTCAGGCTATGGTGGCTACTATCGAAAAAGAAGTGGGCTCTGTTGATATTCTGGTTAACAACGCAGGTATCATCCGCCGTATCCCTATGCACGAAATGGAAGCTGCCGATTTCCGTCGCGTTATCGACATCGACCTGAATGCTCCGTTCATCGTTTCTAAGGCTGTTCTGCCTGCAATGATGAAGAAGGGTCACGGTAAGATCATCAACATCTGCTCCATGATGTCCGAACTGGGTCGTGAGACTGTATCTGCATACGCTGCCGCTAAGGGTGGTTTGAAGATGCTGACTCGTAACATCTGCTCCGAATACGGTGGATACAACATCCAATGTAATGGTATCGGCCCGGGTTACATCGCTACTCCGCAGACTGCTCCGTTGCGTGAAAAACAAGCTGACGGCAGCCGTCACCCGTTCGATTCATTCATTTGCGCTAAGACTCCGGCCGGTCGTTGGTTGGATCCGCAAGAACTCACAGGTCCTGCTGTGTTCTTGGCATCTGAGGCTTCCAACGCAGTGAACGGACATATTCTGTACGTTGACGGCGGTATCTTGGCTTACATCGGAAAACAACCGAAATAA